In Ipomoea triloba cultivar NCNSP0323 chromosome 7, ASM357664v1, a single genomic region encodes these proteins:
- the LOC116025720 gene encoding putative phytosulfokines 6 encodes MKQKTVSYALLLLFVFLFTSSQISAGRFLPNKQGKEEEVKLENGTNTQLIKPETTDSLEKLMGLEKCESTDEECMKRRVVAEAHLDYIYTQHQNP; translated from the exons ATGAAGCAAAAGACTGTTTCCTATGcacttcttcttctctttgttTTCCTCTTCACTTCCTCACAGATTTCTGCAGGCCGTTTCTTGCCAAACAAACAAGGTAAAGAAGAGGAAGTGAAGCTTGAAAATGGCACCAACACTCAACTAATCAAGCCAGAAACCACTGATTCTCTAGAG AAGCTGATGGGGCTAGAGAAATGTGAGAGCACAGATGAAGAATGCATGAAGAGAAGGGTGGTTGCAGAGGCTCATCTGGATTACATCTACACTCAACACCAAAACCCCTAG
- the LOC116024237 gene encoding uncharacterized protein LOC116024237, giving the protein MSNLTNLEFVGLDMSGKNYLSWVLDVEMHLNAKGLGETIKENNDASIQDRAKAMIFIRHHLDQGLKDEYLTVKEPSELWKNLKERYDHQRTVILPKVRYDWLHLRLQNFKTASEYNSVMFKISSQLLLCGENMFKISSQLLLCGEKITDDDMLEKTFSEKITDDDMLEKTFSIFHASNMVLQQQYREKCFTKYSQLISCLLVAEQNNELLLKNHVVIHQSTLWTSIRHP; this is encoded by the coding sequence ATGTCAAATCTTACAAATCTTGAATTTGTGGGACTTGATATGTCTGGAAAAAATTACCTGTCATGGGTATTAGATGTTGAAATGCATCTAAATGCAAAAGGTCTCGGTGAAaccattaaagaaaataatgatgCCTCGATTCAAGATCGAGCAAAGGCAATGATTTTCATTCGCCATCACCTTGACCAAGGGTTGAAAGATGAATATCTTACTGTGAAAGAACCCTCTGAACTCTggaaaaatttgaaagaaagaTATGACCACCAGAGGACAGTAATTCTCCCAAAAGTCCGTTATGACTGGCTTCACTTGCgtttgcaaaattttaaaactgcGAGCGAATATAATTCTGTTATGTTTAAAATAAGCTCTCAGTTGTTGTTATGTGGGGAGAATATGTTTAAAATAAGCTCTCAGTTGTTGTTATGTGGGGAGAAAATCACTGATGATGATATGCTTGAAAAAACCTTCTCTGAGAAAATCACTGATGATGATATGCTTGAAAAAACCTTCTCTATTTTCCATGCATCGAATATGGTGCTACAACAGCAATATAGAGAGAAGTGTTTTACTAAATATTCCCAGTTGATTTCATGTCTTCTGGTGGCTGAACAAAATAATGAGCTGTTGTTGAAAAACCACGTTGTCATACATCAAAGCACTTTGTGGACCTCTATCAGGCATCCCTGA
- the LOC116024238 gene encoding uncharacterized protein LOC116024238, translating to MSNLTNLEFVGLDISGKNYLSWVLDVEMHLNAKGLGETIKENNDVSIQDRVKAMIFIRHHLDQGLKDEYLTVKEPSELWKNLKERYDHQRTVILPKARYDWLHLRFQDFKTVSEYNSAMFKISSQLLLCGEKITDDDMLEKTFSIFHASNMVLQQQYREKCFIKYSQLISCLLVAEQNNELLLKNHEARP from the coding sequence ATGTCAAATCTTACAAATCTTGAATTTGTGGGACTTGATATATCTGGAAAAAATTATCTGTCATGGGTATTAGATGTTGAAATGCATCTAAATGCAAAAGGTCTCGGTGAAaccattaaagaaaataatgatgTCTCGATTCAAGATCGAGTAAAGGCAATGATTTTCATTCGCCATCACCTTGACCAAGGGTTGAAAGATGAATATCTTACTGTGAAAGAACCCTCTGAACTCTggaaaaatttgaaagaaagaTATGACCATCAGAGGACAGTAATTCTCCCAAAAGCCCGTTATGACTGGCTTCACTTGCGTTTTCAAGATTTTAAAACTGTGAGCGAATATAATTCTGCTATGTTTAAAATAAGCTCTCAGTTGTTGTTATGTGGGGAGAAAATCACTGATGATGATATGCTTGAAAAAACCTTCTCTATTTTCCATGCATCGAATATGGTGCTACAACAGCAATATAGAGAGAAGTGTTTTATTAAATATTCCCAGTTGATTTCATGTCTTCTGGTGGCTGAACAAAATAATGAGCTGTTGTTGAAAAACCACGAAGCACGTCCATAA